In a genomic window of Scheffersomyces stipitis CBS 6054 chromosome 4, complete sequence:
- a CDS encoding predicted protein — translation MEILGKNVAEWGIAIKQKQWFIPDTLSVGLSNHLIDLLNKVLPENLYQPRLEIDDGMLGVMYGNGFHFLYNNQANNNLGSDGYDNYQAPTSQGNQLYSRRLWVKGSINFGANIVRASDQLNCIEKIDSVRRLGLSTFVNINRDVTTSTNASVLKEARTLLYTNEPYEFKPMRHSFPNFTFTQEVKLTSSDLLKYSMLTYNMHKIHIDKEHCETVENLPNVIVHGPFMVTLLLYWFRKLYPEASIESINYKNLEPCFVDESFTLASVQKSEYEHNVSIVNVQLGKKYFDGVIKFRQM, via the coding sequence ATGGAGATTCTAGGCAAAAATGTCGCTGAATGGGGTATAGCGATCAAACAGAAACAATGGTTCATTCCAGACACCTTGTCAGTGGGATTGTCCAATCACTTGATAGATCTCTTGAATAAAGTGCTACCCGAAAACCTATACCAACCTAGACTCGAAATAGACGATGGCATGTTAGGTGTCATGTATGGGAATGGATTCCATTTTCTCTACAATAACCAGGCAAATAACAACTTGGGTTCGGACGGGTATGACAATTATCAGGctccaacttctcaagGTAATCAATTGTATTCTAGACGGTTGTGGGTTAAAGGCTCAATCAATTTTGGTGCGAATATAGTAAGAGCATCGGATCAGCTCAATTGTATAGAAAAAATCGACTCCGTTCGAAGATTGGGATTGTCAACGTTTGTTAATATCAATAGAGATGTGACTACGTCCACAAACGCCTCtgtgttgaaggaagcaaGGACATTACTCTACACCAATGAACCTTACGAATTTAAACCCATGCGACATAGCTTCCCAAATTTCACGTTCACCCAAGAAGTGAAACtcacttcttctgatttgCTCAAGTATAGTATGTTGACTTATAACATGCACAAAATCCACATTGACAAGGAGCATTGTGAAACAGTAGAAAATCTTCCCAATGTCATTGTCCATGGGCCATTCATGGTTACATTGCTTTTGTACTGGTTTCGGAAGCTTTATCCTGAGGCTTCTATAGAGCTGATAAATTACAAGAATTTAGAACCCTGTTTTGTGGACGAACTGTTCACCTTGGCTAGTGTACAGAAAAGTGAATATGAACACAATGTGTCCATTGTCAATGTCCAATTGGGCAAGAAGTACTTCGACGGAGTAATAAAATTCAGGCAGATGTGA